A genomic region of Arachis hypogaea cultivar Tifrunner chromosome 5, arahy.Tifrunner.gnm2.J5K5, whole genome shotgun sequence contains the following coding sequences:
- the LOC112801073 gene encoding transposon Tf2-1 polyprotein isoform X3: MMDQMSTHRRGRGRGRGRTGTVTPAPIGTDSVDFMAALGNMAAAMQATAEALGNQINQGNHGNNNDEGGPMTLATFLKVHPPTFRGTSNPTDADNWIQAMERALQAQQVPEEQWVEFGTYQLQGEAQYWWQGTRRILQPDGAAIPWEVFRTEFYKKYFPNSARNAKELELMQLKQGQMIVAEYTSKFEELCRFSRICQGAPEDFAEWKCIKYEGGLRSDILSFVAPMEIRVFSELVNKSRVAEDCVRKAAAEKGSLRVPFQRPSGRNFAPRGRNFKHGGSIPQQTQGQGNYRRLNTNGNQGRRFGKQPQQDLNCQRCGKYHPGVPCRLGLGVCYSCGQPGHIASNCPEKKKYETGRVQQPGRVYTTSTVGAEGSETLIRGNCEMAGKILNALFDSGASHSFIAFEKAHELGLRMVVLGYDLKVYNATHEATVTRIGCPQVPFRVQQRKFVHDLICLPMTGLDLILGLDWLSKNHVLLDCSEKSVQFMPEGSEAPVVVNSYYLNSMIVNCSGTECQGIMLLTAGVSGDDQSLEQIPVVCEFPDVFPDDINEFPPNREVEFAIELVPGSGPISITPYRMSPLEMAELKAQLEDLLGKHFIRPSVSPWGAPVLLVKKNDGSMRLCVDYRQLNKITVKNKYPLPRIDDLMDQLQGAGVFSKIDLRSGYHQIRVRDEDIPKTAFRTRYGHYEYTVMSFGLTNAPAVFMDYMNRIFRPYLDKFVIVFIDDILVYSKTEEEHTDHLRTVLQILRDRKLYAKLSKCEFWKSEVKFLGHVVSKQGIAVDPAKVEAVMNWERPTSVTEIRSFLGLARYYRRFIKGFSQLALPLTKLTRKDTPFIWTPECEGSFQELKHRLTTAPVLVLPEPSEPFEVYCDASLKGLGCVLMQHQNVVAYASRQLRPHEMNYPTHDLELAAVVFALKIWRHYLYGVKFLVFSDHKSLKYLFKQKELNMRQRRWMELLKDYDFELNYHPGKANVVADALSRKSLYAAWMMLREEELLKAFQGLNWGVREESGILCLSQLQISSDFKSELLKAHQDSEALRKVLPAVEQGKQWRVSEGQDGLWRFKNRIIVPDIGDLRQRILKEAHKSGFSIHPGSTKMYQDLKTMFWWPGMKNDVALHVSKCLTCQKVKIEHQRPSGTLQPLEIPQWKWESIAMDFVIGLPKTRSGCDAIWVVVDRLTKSAHFLPIQISCTMEELARMYIKEIVRLHGVPSTIISDRDPRFTSRFWGAFQRAFGTQLSLSTAYHPQTDGQSERTIQTLEDMLRACVLDQPVSWDRYMPLIEFAYNNSYHASIGMAPYEALYGRKCQSPLCWYETGERSLLGPEMMAETTEQIKKIRSRMLIAQSRQKSYADQRRKPLEFEEGEHVFLKVTPTTGVGRAIKTKKLNPRYIGPFEILKRIGPVAYRIALPPYLSNLHDVFHVSQLRKYTPDASHVLEPEPIQVREDLTLPVIPVRIDDFSIKRLRGKEVSLVKVAWSQAGIEEHTWELESDMRKDYPNLFSDAGREVSR; encoded by the exons atgat ggaccagatgtcaaCTCACAgacgcggtcgcgggcgaggtagaggtaggacaggCACCGTTACTCCTGCCCCCATAGGGACTGATtcagtagactttatggctgccctgggaaatatggctgcagctatgcaggcgacagccgaggcactgggtaatcagataaatcagggaaatcatgggaacaataatgatgaggGCGGTCCaatgacacttgctacatttctgaaagttcaccctccgacttttaggggaacctcaaatcccactgacgcagataattggattcaggctatggaaagggcgttacaggcacaacaggttcctgaagagcaatgggttgaatttggaacttatcagttgcaaggtgaagctcagtattggtggcagggaacacgacgtatcctgcagcctgatggtgctgcgattccttgggaggttttccggacagagttctataagaaatactttcctaattcagctagaaatgccaaggaacttgaattaatgcagtTAAAACAAGGACAGATGATTGTTGCTGAGTATACTAGTAAGTTTGAGGAGTTGtgtcgcttttctcgtatctgtcaaggtgcgcctgaagattttgctgaatggaagtgtattaaatatgaaGGAGGTCTTCGGagtgatattctgagcttcgttgccccaatggagatcagggtgttttctgaattggtgaataagagtagggtggctgaggatTGTGTGAGGAAGGCGGCAGCAGAGAAAGGAAGTTTGAGGGTGCCTTTTCAGAGACCTTCAGGAAGGAACTTTGCTccgagaggtaggaatttcaagCATGGAGGTTCTATTCCGCAGCAGACTCAGGGTCAAGGTAATTATAGAAGGTTGAATACCAATGGTAATCAgggaagaagatttgggaagcagccacagcAGGATTTGAATTGTCAAAGGTGCGGAAAGTATCATCCTGGAGTTCCGTGCAGACTAGGACTTGGAGTATGCTATTCCTGTGGACAGCCTGGGCATATAGCCAGTAATTGcccagagaagaagaagtatgagactggtagggtgcagcagccggggagagtatacaccacttctaccgtaggtgctgagggatctgagacactgattagaggtaattgtgaaatggctggtaaaatcttaaatgctttatttgattcaggagcaagtcattcatttattgcatttgaaaaggcccatgaattaggattgagaatggtggttttaggttatgatttaaaagtatataatgctactcatgaagctacggtgactaggataggatgtccacaagttccTTTTCGAGTACAACAGCGTaaatttgtgcatgatttgatttgtttgcctatgactggtcttgatctcattttgggattggattggttatccaaaAATCAcgttttgcttgattgttctgagaagtcagtacagtttatgccggaagggtCGGAAGCACCGGTTGTagtgaatagttactatttgaattcaatgatagtaaactgttctggaaccgaatgtcagggtattatgttattaactgcgggagtatcaggtgatgatcagagtttagagcaaattccggttgtatgtgaatttccagatgtgtttccggatgatattaatgaatttccacctaatcgagaggttgaatttgcaatcgagttggtacctggatccggtccaatttcgattactccttataggatgtcgcctttagaaatggctgaactgaaggctcagctggaagatctgttgggtaagcattttatccgaccaagtgtttctccgtggggagcgccagtgttactggtaaagaagaatgatgggagtatgcggctgtgtgtcgattatcggcaattgaataagatcactgtgaagaataaatatccgttgcctagaattgatgatctaatggatcagttacagggtgccggtgtgttttctaagattgacctgcgatccggatatcatcagataagggttagagacgaggatattccaaaaactgctttcagaacccgttatggtcattatgagtatacagtgatgtctttcgggttaactaatgccccggcagtatttatggattatatgaacaggattttccgaccgtatctggacaagtttgttattgtcttcattgatgacattcttgtctattctaagactgaagaggaacatactgatcacttgcgaactgtgctgcaaattctgaGAGACAGAAAGTTgtatgctaagttatctaaatgtgagttctggaagagtgaggtgaagtttctcggccacgtggtgagtaagcagggaatagctgtggatcctgctaaggtagaagcagtgatgaattgggagcgaccaacttcagtgacagagataaggagtttcctaggtttggcgaggtattatcgcagattcattaagggattttcacagctcgccttacctttaactaagttgactaggaaggatacgccTTTTATCTGGACTCCGGAATGTGAAGGGAGTTTCCAAGAATTGAAGCacaggttgactactgcacctgtattggtattacctgaaccaagtgaaccgtttgaagtgtattgtgatgcatctctgaaaggtttggGGTGCGTCctgatgcagcaccagaatgttgtagcatacgcctcacgacaattaaggccgcatgagatgaactacccgacacacgatttagaacttgctgctgttgtgtttgctttaaagatttggaggcactacctctatggtgttaagtttcttgttttctcagaccataagagtttgaagtatctttttaagcagaaagagttgaatatgcgtcagagaaggtggatggagcttctgaaagattatgattttgaattgaattatcatccaggaaaagcgaacgttgtggcggacgctttgagtcggaagtctttatatgcagcttggatgatgctacgggagGAAGAGTTACTGAAGGCATTCCAAGGTTTGAATTGGGGAGttagagaagaatctggaatcctgtgtttgagtcagttgcagatttcaagtgattttaaatcagaacttctgaaggctcatcaaGACAGTGAAGCGTTACGTAAAGTATTACCGGCAGTTGAACAGggaaaacaatggagagtgtcagaaggccaggatggtttgtggaggttcaagaaccggattattgtgcCAGATATTGGAGACCTACGACAGAGaatcttgaaggaagctcataagagcgggttttcaattcacccagggagcactaaaatgtatcaggatctgaaaacgatgttctggtggccaggtatgaagaatgatgtggcattgcatgtatctaaatgtttaacgtgtcagaaggttaagattgagcatcagagaccatcagggacccttcagcctttggagattccacaatggaaatgggagagtattgcaatggattttgtgataggtttgcctaaaacccgatctggttgtgacgctatttgggtggttgtggatcgactaacaaaatcagctcactttcttcctatccaaataagttgcacaatggaggaattggctcgaatgtatattaaagagattgtcaggttgcATGGCGTGCCTTCTACTATCatatctgatagagatcctcgtttcacatcaaggttctggggagcttttcagcgtgcatttgggactcagttaagcttgagtactgcgtatcaccctcagacggatggtcagtcagaaagaactattcagaccttggaggatatgttaagggcttgtgttttggaccagcctgtgagctgggatcggtatatgccattaattgaatttgcttataataatagctatcatgcgagcatcggaatggctccatatgaggctctgtatggcagaaaatgtcagtctccactatgttggtatgaaactggagaaaggagtTTATTAGGGCCTGAAATGATGGCTGAAACGACTGAGCAaataaagaagattcgtagtcgaatgcttatagcccaaagccgccagaagagctatgctgatcagaggcgaaagcctttggaattcgaagaaggagaacatgtctttttgaaagttacaccaaccactggagtgggaagagctattaagactaagaaactgaatccccgttatattggaccctttgagattctgaagaggattgggccagtggcttatagaattgccttaccgccatatctttcgaatttgcacgacgtgtttcatgtatcacagcttcggaagtatactcctgatgcaagtcatgttctagaaccagaaccaatccaagtaagagaagatctaacactcccAGTAATTCCGGTGAGAATTGATGACTTCAGTATTAAACGATTACGCGGAAAGGAAGTATCgttggtaaaagtagcttggagtcaaGCTGGTATTGAGGAACATACTTGGGAgctcgaatcagatatgcgaaaggactatccaaatctcttttcag atgcaggtcgagaggtatctcgttag
- the LOC112801073 gene encoding transposon Tf2-1 polyprotein isoform X1 produces the protein MNVLSRAGGYLLAFLDQMSTHRRGRGRGRGRTGTVTPAPIGTDSVDFMAALGNMAAAMQATAEALGNQINQGNHGNNNDEGGPMTLATFLKVHPPTFRGTSNPTDADNWIQAMERALQAQQVPEEQWVEFGTYQLQGEAQYWWQGTRRILQPDGAAIPWEVFRTEFYKKYFPNSARNAKELELMQLKQGQMIVAEYTSKFEELCRFSRICQGAPEDFAEWKCIKYEGGLRSDILSFVAPMEIRVFSELVNKSRVAEDCVRKAAAEKGSLRVPFQRPSGRNFAPRGRNFKHGGSIPQQTQGQGNYRRLNTNGNQGRRFGKQPQQDLNCQRCGKYHPGVPCRLGLGVCYSCGQPGHIASNCPEKKKYETGRVQQPGRVYTTSTVGAEGSETLIRGNCEMAGKILNALFDSGASHSFIAFEKAHELGLRMVVLGYDLKVYNATHEATVTRIGCPQVPFRVQQRKFVHDLICLPMTGLDLILGLDWLSKNHVLLDCSEKSVQFMPEGSEAPVVVNSYYLNSMIVNCSGTECQGIMLLTAGVSGDDQSLEQIPVVCEFPDVFPDDINEFPPNREVEFAIELVPGSGPISITPYRMSPLEMAELKAQLEDLLGKHFIRPSVSPWGAPVLLVKKNDGSMRLCVDYRQLNKITVKNKYPLPRIDDLMDQLQGAGVFSKIDLRSGYHQIRVRDEDIPKTAFRTRYGHYEYTVMSFGLTNAPAVFMDYMNRIFRPYLDKFVIVFIDDILVYSKTEEEHTDHLRTVLQILRDRKLYAKLSKCEFWKSEVKFLGHVVSKQGIAVDPAKVEAVMNWERPTSVTEIRSFLGLARYYRRFIKGFSQLALPLTKLTRKDTPFIWTPECEGSFQELKHRLTTAPVLVLPEPSEPFEVYCDASLKGLGCVLMQHQNVVAYASRQLRPHEMNYPTHDLELAAVVFALKIWRHYLYGVKFLVFSDHKSLKYLFKQKELNMRQRRWMELLKDYDFELNYHPGKANVVADALSRKSLYAAWMMLREEELLKAFQGLNWGVREESGILCLSQLQISSDFKSELLKAHQDSEALRKVLPAVEQGKQWRVSEGQDGLWRFKNRIIVPDIGDLRQRILKEAHKSGFSIHPGSTKMYQDLKTMFWWPGMKNDVALHVSKCLTCQKVKIEHQRPSGTLQPLEIPQWKWESIAMDFVIGLPKTRSGCDAIWVVVDRLTKSAHFLPIQISCTMEELARMYIKEIVRLHGVPSTIISDRDPRFTSRFWGAFQRAFGTQLSLSTAYHPQTDGQSERTIQTLEDMLRACVLDQPVSWDRYMPLIEFAYNNSYHASIGMAPYEALYGRKCQSPLCWYETGERSLLGPEMMAETTEQIKKIRSRMLIAQSRQKSYADQRRKPLEFEEGEHVFLKVTPTTGVGRAIKTKKLNPRYIGPFEILKRIGPVAYRIALPPYLSNLHDVFHVSQLRKYTPDASHVLEPEPIQVREDLTLPVIPVRIDDFSIKRLRGKEVSLVKVAWSQAGIEEHTWELESDMRKDYPNLFSDAGREVSR, from the exons ATGAACGTTCTGAGCCGAGCTGGTGGCTACTTACTAGCTTTTCT ggaccagatgtcaaCTCACAgacgcggtcgcgggcgaggtagaggtaggacaggCACCGTTACTCCTGCCCCCATAGGGACTGATtcagtagactttatggctgccctgggaaatatggctgcagctatgcaggcgacagccgaggcactgggtaatcagataaatcagggaaatcatgggaacaataatgatgaggGCGGTCCaatgacacttgctacatttctgaaagttcaccctccgacttttaggggaacctcaaatcccactgacgcagataattggattcaggctatggaaagggcgttacaggcacaacaggttcctgaagagcaatgggttgaatttggaacttatcagttgcaaggtgaagctcagtattggtggcagggaacacgacgtatcctgcagcctgatggtgctgcgattccttgggaggttttccggacagagttctataagaaatactttcctaattcagctagaaatgccaaggaacttgaattaatgcagtTAAAACAAGGACAGATGATTGTTGCTGAGTATACTAGTAAGTTTGAGGAGTTGtgtcgcttttctcgtatctgtcaaggtgcgcctgaagattttgctgaatggaagtgtattaaatatgaaGGAGGTCTTCGGagtgatattctgagcttcgttgccccaatggagatcagggtgttttctgaattggtgaataagagtagggtggctgaggatTGTGTGAGGAAGGCGGCAGCAGAGAAAGGAAGTTTGAGGGTGCCTTTTCAGAGACCTTCAGGAAGGAACTTTGCTccgagaggtaggaatttcaagCATGGAGGTTCTATTCCGCAGCAGACTCAGGGTCAAGGTAATTATAGAAGGTTGAATACCAATGGTAATCAgggaagaagatttgggaagcagccacagcAGGATTTGAATTGTCAAAGGTGCGGAAAGTATCATCCTGGAGTTCCGTGCAGACTAGGACTTGGAGTATGCTATTCCTGTGGACAGCCTGGGCATATAGCCAGTAATTGcccagagaagaagaagtatgagactggtagggtgcagcagccggggagagtatacaccacttctaccgtaggtgctgagggatctgagacactgattagaggtaattgtgaaatggctggtaaaatcttaaatgctttatttgattcaggagcaagtcattcatttattgcatttgaaaaggcccatgaattaggattgagaatggtggttttaggttatgatttaaaagtatataatgctactcatgaagctacggtgactaggataggatgtccacaagttccTTTTCGAGTACAACAGCGTaaatttgtgcatgatttgatttgtttgcctatgactggtcttgatctcattttgggattggattggttatccaaaAATCAcgttttgcttgattgttctgagaagtcagtacagtttatgccggaagggtCGGAAGCACCGGTTGTagtgaatagttactatttgaattcaatgatagtaaactgttctggaaccgaatgtcagggtattatgttattaactgcgggagtatcaggtgatgatcagagtttagagcaaattccggttgtatgtgaatttccagatgtgtttccggatgatattaatgaatttccacctaatcgagaggttgaatttgcaatcgagttggtacctggatccggtccaatttcgattactccttataggatgtcgcctttagaaatggctgaactgaaggctcagctggaagatctgttgggtaagcattttatccgaccaagtgtttctccgtggggagcgccagtgttactggtaaagaagaatgatgggagtatgcggctgtgtgtcgattatcggcaattgaataagatcactgtgaagaataaatatccgttgcctagaattgatgatctaatggatcagttacagggtgccggtgtgttttctaagattgacctgcgatccggatatcatcagataagggttagagacgaggatattccaaaaactgctttcagaacccgttatggtcattatgagtatacagtgatgtctttcgggttaactaatgccccggcagtatttatggattatatgaacaggattttccgaccgtatctggacaagtttgttattgtcttcattgatgacattcttgtctattctaagactgaagaggaacatactgatcacttgcgaactgtgctgcaaattctgaGAGACAGAAAGTTgtatgctaagttatctaaatgtgagttctggaagagtgaggtgaagtttctcggccacgtggtgagtaagcagggaatagctgtggatcctgctaaggtagaagcagtgatgaattgggagcgaccaacttcagtgacagagataaggagtttcctaggtttggcgaggtattatcgcagattcattaagggattttcacagctcgccttacctttaactaagttgactaggaaggatacgccTTTTATCTGGACTCCGGAATGTGAAGGGAGTTTCCAAGAATTGAAGCacaggttgactactgcacctgtattggtattacctgaaccaagtgaaccgtttgaagtgtattgtgatgcatctctgaaaggtttggGGTGCGTCctgatgcagcaccagaatgttgtagcatacgcctcacgacaattaaggccgcatgagatgaactacccgacacacgatttagaacttgctgctgttgtgtttgctttaaagatttggaggcactacctctatggtgttaagtttcttgttttctcagaccataagagtttgaagtatctttttaagcagaaagagttgaatatgcgtcagagaaggtggatggagcttctgaaagattatgattttgaattgaattatcatccaggaaaagcgaacgttgtggcggacgctttgagtcggaagtctttatatgcagcttggatgatgctacgggagGAAGAGTTACTGAAGGCATTCCAAGGTTTGAATTGGGGAGttagagaagaatctggaatcctgtgtttgagtcagttgcagatttcaagtgattttaaatcagaacttctgaaggctcatcaaGACAGTGAAGCGTTACGTAAAGTATTACCGGCAGTTGAACAGggaaaacaatggagagtgtcagaaggccaggatggtttgtggaggttcaagaaccggattattgtgcCAGATATTGGAGACCTACGACAGAGaatcttgaaggaagctcataagagcgggttttcaattcacccagggagcactaaaatgtatcaggatctgaaaacgatgttctggtggccaggtatgaagaatgatgtggcattgcatgtatctaaatgtttaacgtgtcagaaggttaagattgagcatcagagaccatcagggacccttcagcctttggagattccacaatggaaatgggagagtattgcaatggattttgtgataggtttgcctaaaacccgatctggttgtgacgctatttgggtggttgtggatcgactaacaaaatcagctcactttcttcctatccaaataagttgcacaatggaggaattggctcgaatgtatattaaagagattgtcaggttgcATGGCGTGCCTTCTACTATCatatctgatagagatcctcgtttcacatcaaggttctggggagcttttcagcgtgcatttgggactcagttaagcttgagtactgcgtatcaccctcagacggatggtcagtcagaaagaactattcagaccttggaggatatgttaagggcttgtgttttggaccagcctgtgagctgggatcggtatatgccattaattgaatttgcttataataatagctatcatgcgagcatcggaatggctccatatgaggctctgtatggcagaaaatgtcagtctccactatgttggtatgaaactggagaaaggagtTTATTAGGGCCTGAAATGATGGCTGAAACGACTGAGCAaataaagaagattcgtagtcgaatgcttatagcccaaagccgccagaagagctatgctgatcagaggcgaaagcctttggaattcgaagaaggagaacatgtctttttgaaagttacaccaaccactggagtgggaagagctattaagactaagaaactgaatccccgttatattggaccctttgagattctgaagaggattgggccagtggcttatagaattgccttaccgccatatctttcgaatttgcacgacgtgtttcatgtatcacagcttcggaagtatactcctgatgcaagtcatgttctagaaccagaaccaatccaagtaagagaagatctaacactcccAGTAATTCCGGTGAGAATTGATGACTTCAGTATTAAACGATTACGCGGAAAGGAAGTATCgttggtaaaagtagcttggagtcaaGCTGGTATTGAGGAACATACTTGGGAgctcgaatcagatatgcgaaaggactatccaaatctcttttcag atgcaggtcgagaggtatctcgttag